TCCCTTTCTCCAACCAAGCATGATAACCAAACAGAGTCAGAGGCAGTCGTGGGACAATTGCAGAAAGGGTATCACAAGAACTGGCCACGAGGCACGATGTGGGCCTTGTTAAGGATCATGAGATGCCCCTCTGAGTGAGGTAGCCTCCCTCCCACACGGGAAAAGCCTGCACAGCCAGTGCTCACCTTTCGCCATCAGACAGCATTCTGGGAATACTGGGGGAGGTGCCAGGAGGAGGTGtctgtaggtgtcctgtggaggaGGATGTTGGCATCCCTATTTCACAAGTGCAGCCCCAAGTACCAGTCGAGACCTTCTGGGCAGCTCTTGCACATCCCTGCTGGGAAACTAGCTTCTCGCCTCGGGACCAAAACCTCACCCGTCTGGGCCTGTCTCAGCTTCCTGCCAGGGCCCGGCCTGCTGCCAGGCTCAGGTGCCCCAGAATGCCTGACCCTGTGAGTCACTGACCTATCTACATGCCACCTCCCTGGCTGCTTGCATTGTAGCTTGGTTGGGGTCAGGTCAATGACAATCACAGAGCTAAGGACCTGAAGCTTCTGCTAAGGACAGAAGCAAGAATTGGCAGACATGGCCGAACGGAGGAGAGGATGGTCAGTTCTTACAGAGTTTAAACCTATTTTGAAAGTCCATATTTCTAGGGACAAGGAGCCAGCCCAGTGTATACTGGATGTGCAGTCCTTGATCTAAGGAGGAACCTCCAACTCACATGCTGAGTGTGGACTTGTGGGTTACCTGCCACTCCTCCCCTTGTTCCTGGCAGCTCAGCAGAGCAGTCACCAGCCTTCGAGTATTCtcagaaacaggaaaaagtgAGCAGAAACTGCCTTCCCTGATCTCCAAACCCTCCCCCACTTTGGTCCGCCCAGGAGCGCAGGTGAAGCAGATATTCAAAGTGAATATCTAGCAGCCCAGGGGTGGGAGTTGAGGCATAAGCCAGGCTGTCCAAGGTTTAGTCTGGTCACATCACCCATTCATTAGCCCACCacgtttattgagcatctgtcgTGTGTCCAGTGCCTTGGACACACAGAGGTGCACTCAGCCCcagcctgccctccaggagcttacAGTCTTACCAGCTGGGCCCAGAGAGGAGGCAGACAGGACACCTTGGTGGGGGCTCACTCACCCTGTTGTCTTAACCGTGGCTCCTTCAGTAACACCCACAGCTTCCCCACATCCCACCATCAAACTCAGTGCCAAAGTCATCATGGATTTGGTGATACTGTCCCTCTCCATCAGCTCTGTCCTTTTGCCCCTAGTGTACTGGTCCTTCGCACAGGCTGTTGTACTAGATGCTGGGGAGATGACTCCCACTTTTCCGAGAATGCCCAGCAAATCCTCATGAAATGGCGGGAACACGACTGACAGGAGTGCTCCATCTTCTCTGGGGCACCCATGATTGGGATCTGCAGGCCCCTTCCTAAGTCTTCACAGGCTCTCCTGGCTTccaaggggaagaaagaaaagtcttaaGAACAAGTTGTGTCCAGTAACTCATCCCAAAGAGTAGCAGGGAGGAGTTTGCAAGACAAAGCGAGGAAAGGTGTTTCCTAGGTGTTTCCTGGTCCTTAACCTGCTGTCATCCTTTGAATTTCTGCTGCTGCATGACATGGGCCCTGCTCACCTCACATTGGCACTGTCTCTGTGCTGGGCCTCCTTGAAGCCACAGGGCAACCTCATTCTTCCTCACACCCGGTACATAGACCAGGTTAAATTAATGCTTGGGGAAATTAGTCCTCCCCAAGACCACTTAgtgaagcccccacccccagtgacACAGAGCCCTGGCTGCATCCAGTCCCTTTAATTGGAGGCTTTAGGCAGGAGAGCTCAGGAGTGGACGTGATGGCTCCCTGGCCTGCAGAGCCCCTCAGGTCATTGCTTCTGTGTGCCCAGAAGTTCCCAAGCAGAGCTGGCAAGGAGGCAGGCCCAAGAAGGGCTAGGGGGGCAGTGACCAGTCAGAGCAGATGGCTGGctgcacctggctcaggtgagcTCCTGGCCCAGCCCTTGGGCTGGTGCCAGCATTGGGGCAGGTGTGTTGGCTGTGGCCAGCCCAATCTTAAAGCTACTACCAGTGGGGATGAGGGGGGCTTCATCGTCCCCTGCAGCCACCTGCCCCTTCTTCTCCAGCCCAGGTACCCCCAAGGTGGGGGTGAGGCAGGGCTTCTCCCCTTATGTCCTTAGCTGAGTCCCCCTGGCATTGAGTCTGCCACAAACATCACAAACACTCGCTCCGGCCTGGCTGTGGGTGTTGGGCTGATCCCTCAAGGTGGGAAGACTGTCGCCACCAAGAGCTTCCTCAGTCTGCCCAGCCTCCAGGTGCCTCGCAGTCAACAGGTGGACCAGCCAGGGGGCTACCAAGGCCGCCAGAGGCCAGGGCTGCAGGCTGGTGCAGGCGGCAAGGGCAGGGGTGCGGGCGGCGGGGAAGGCGAGGGCGCGCCGCAGGAGTTCCCAGCGCGCCTGCCATCGGGGGTGGCGCCGGCTGCCCTCCGCCGCAGGTGCTCCAGCAAGCGAGCGCTGACGGCGGGCTCCAGGACGCGGCAGGCGGGTACCACGCGGATCAGGCGCGCCAGGCAGGCGCGGTAGCCCTCACGGTAGCTGTCCGAGGGCGCTGTGGGTGGAAAAGAGCGTGAGGCGTGGGGTGTGGGGCGAGGAGCAGGGCTGGGTCCGGGCGGGGTCACTCACTGGGCGCTGTCCCGGGGCAGCAGGACGCAGGCAGCTCCTGCAGGAAGCGCACGGTCATTTCCAGGATGTCCGCCTTCTCCAGCTTCGAGTAGCGGGAACTCTGCTCCCGGCCCCAGAGAAATGGACAATCAAGACCGATATCCCGCAGGCTGCCTGAGTAGGGCACCCT
The Rhinolophus ferrumequinum isolate MPI-CBG mRhiFer1 chromosome 9, mRhiFer1_v1.p, whole genome shotgun sequence genome window above contains:
- the HES2 gene encoding transcription factor HES-2 is translated as MGLPRRAGDPAELRKSLKPLLEKRRRARINESLRQLKGLILPLLGRESSRYSKLEKADILEMTVRFLQELPASCCPGTAPTPSDSYREGYRACLARLIRVVPACRVLEPAVSARLLEHLRRRAAGATPDGRRAGNSCGAPSPSPPPAPLPLPPAPACSPGLWRPW